One region of Sphingomonas abietis genomic DNA includes:
- a CDS encoding F0F1 ATP synthase subunit C, with protein sequence MDIAAAKMIGAGLAAIGVGLAALGVGNVFGSFLESALRNPSAADSQQGRLFIGFAAAELLGLIAFVVAILILFVVKG encoded by the coding sequence ATGGATATCGCAGCTGCAAAGATGATCGGTGCCGGCCTCGCGGCGATCGGCGTGGGCCTGGCCGCACTCGGCGTCGGCAATGTGTTCGGTTCGTTCCTCGAGAGCGCACTGCGTAACCCGTCGGCTGCCGACAGCCAGCAGGGCCGCCTGTTCATCGGCTTCGCCGCCGCCGAACTGCTCGGCCTGATCGCGTTCGTCGTCGCGATCCTCATCCTGTTCGTCGTCAAGGGCTGA